One part of the Desulfonema ishimotonii genome encodes these proteins:
- the rsxA gene encoding electron transport complex subunit RsxA — protein sequence MGDYIVLAISCILVNNILLAQYLGQCPFMGTSKKMETAVGMGMAVIFVLVMAGMITWATNAFVLVNFGIEYLRTIAFILVIASLVQFVEMFLKKSIPALYAGLGIFLPLITTNCAVMGVCLININEEYSFMQALVASFSYAVGFGLALVLFAGIRERVLLGRVPKPLQDTSIALVTAGVLSLTFFAFKGMV from the coding sequence ATGGGCGATTATATCGTTCTTGCAATCAGTTGTATTCTGGTTAATAATATTTTGCTTGCCCAGTACCTGGGGCAGTGCCCCTTCATGGGGACTTCCAAAAAAATGGAAACCGCCGTGGGGATGGGAATGGCGGTTATCTTTGTCCTGGTCATGGCAGGCATGATCACATGGGCGACCAACGCCTTTGTCCTGGTCAATTTCGGAATTGAGTATCTGCGGACCATCGCCTTTATCCTGGTCATTGCCTCACTGGTACAGTTCGTTGAAATGTTTCTGAAAAAGAGCATCCCAGCCCTGTACGCCGGGCTGGGAATTTTCCTGCCGCTGATCACGACCAACTGCGCGGTCATGGGTGTCTGCCTGATCAACATCAACGAAGAGTATTCCTTCATGCAGGCGCTGGTGGCCTCTTTCAGCTATGCTGTGGGATTCGGACTGGCCCTGGTACTCTTTGCCGGTATTCGTGAGCGCGTTCTTCTGGGAAGAGTTCCCAAACCGCTTCAGGATACCTCCATTGCCTTGGTAACTGCCGGTGTCCTCTCTCTGACATTCTTCGCCTTCAAAGGCATGGTATAA
- a CDS encoding IS630 family transposase encodes MRKKRSLNIRTHIFMPEETETLKRYRDGQKDYRLKLRFIALLLIAGNTGTEIVAAAVGKDIRTVETWYGKYLTHGPDALNSFQYQPKRCFLSDDQLADMIAWVKKELPSDTKVICHYIREQTGIAYCQSAVAKLLKKNGLRRLRPKLIPGKPPSEKEQTDFIEKYEKLRKSAADPESGRVVIFCDAMHFVHQTVPATCWGDPSERPVLKANSGRQRLNIMGGYDPVTCKLIHETDEKNCDSEKAIIFFKKLLRTYPKASMIKVFADNATYFHARNTQEWLEKNPRISLYFLPAYAPNLNLIERLWRFAKGKLIRNTYYEKYKTFRCHVFRLLNNIHNYESELSSLMVEKFQIIRQ; translated from the coding sequence ATGAGGAAAAAACGCTCTCTGAATATCAGAACCCATATTTTCATGCCGGAAGAAACCGAAACCCTGAAAAGGTACCGTGACGGCCAGAAGGATTACCGCCTGAAACTCCGCTTCATAGCGCTTCTGCTGATCGCCGGCAATACCGGAACCGAAATTGTGGCCGCGGCAGTCGGAAAAGATATCAGAACCGTGGAAACATGGTACGGAAAATATCTTACGCATGGTCCCGATGCCCTGAATTCCTTTCAGTACCAACCGAAACGGTGCTTTCTGTCAGATGATCAGCTCGCAGACATGATCGCATGGGTGAAAAAAGAACTCCCTTCCGATACGAAAGTCATCTGTCATTATATAAGGGAACAGACCGGGATTGCCTACTGCCAAAGCGCGGTTGCGAAGCTCCTTAAAAAAAACGGACTGAGACGACTCCGTCCGAAGCTGATTCCGGGAAAACCTCCGTCCGAAAAAGAACAAACCGATTTTATTGAAAAATATGAGAAACTCCGCAAATCCGCCGCCGATCCGGAGTCCGGCAGAGTCGTCATTTTCTGCGATGCCATGCACTTCGTTCATCAGACCGTGCCCGCGACATGTTGGGGAGATCCGTCCGAACGACCTGTTTTAAAAGCAAATTCCGGGCGTCAGCGCCTGAATATCATGGGCGGATATGATCCCGTGACCTGTAAGCTGATACATGAGACCGACGAAAAAAACTGTGACTCCGAAAAAGCGATCATTTTTTTCAAAAAACTGCTCAGAACCTATCCGAAAGCCAGTATGATAAAGGTTTTTGCTGATAATGCCACTTATTTTCATGCCCGGAACACACAGGAATGGCTTGAAAAAAATCCCCGGATCAGTTTGTATTTTCTCCCGGCCTATGCTCCGAACCTGAATCTGATCGAACGCCTTTGGCGTTTTGCAAAAGGGAAACTGATCAGAAACACATATTATGAGAAATACAAGACGTTCCGGTGTCATGTTTTTCGTCTTCTGAATAATATACATAATTATGAAAGTGAGTTATCATCTCTTATGGTAGAAAAATTTCAGATAATTCGCCAATAA
- a CDS encoding IS701 family transposase — MLPAIRQDEYLYEIPQFGVEKDDVDDFMGQLRAFHGEFSEYFCRQEPRDHFFNYMSGRFGDLKRKTAEPIAIRTSGRSPVRARQRNLSHAIWDEPGILRKYHETVRTEMGAPDGVLIFDESGFVKKGKNSAGVARQYCGTVGKVENCQVGVFAAYASRHGYALVNKRLFIPERWFGDDYDERRKKCEIPPDTVFKTKPELAAEMLREAYHRQRIPFRYITGDTVYGKSPVFVEAADSCAGVTYMPAVPPIPGYGSVSRL, encoded by the coding sequence ATGTTACCGGCGATCAGACAGGATGAATATCTGTATGAAATTCCGCAGTTCGGTGTGGAAAAGGATGATGTCGATGATTTCATGGGTCAGCTCCGGGCTTTCCACGGAGAGTTTTCGGAATATTTCTGCCGTCAGGAGCCGCGGGATCATTTTTTCAACTATATGTCAGGCCGATTCGGTGATCTTAAAAGGAAAACAGCGGAACCGATAGCGATCAGAACATCGGGCCGATCCCCGGTAAGAGCCAGGCAGCGAAACCTGTCCCATGCCATATGGGATGAGCCCGGAATTTTAAGAAAATACCATGAAACGGTCAGGACAGAAATGGGAGCTCCCGACGGGGTTCTGATATTCGACGAATCCGGTTTTGTAAAAAAAGGAAAAAACTCCGCAGGGGTTGCCCGTCAGTACTGCGGCACGGTGGGGAAGGTTGAAAACTGTCAGGTCGGGGTGTTCGCCGCCTATGCCTCCCGCCACGGATACGCCCTTGTGAATAAGAGGCTTTTTATCCCGGAAAGGTGGTTCGGTGACGATTACGATGAGAGACGGAAGAAGTGTGAGATTCCGCCGGATACCGTTTTCAAAACAAAACCGGAACTCGCGGCGGAAATGCTCCGTGAGGCGTATCACCGGCAGAGAATTCCGTTCCGATATATAACCGGTGATACCGTGTACGGCAAAAGCCCCGTATTTGTCGAAGCCGCCGACAGCTGCGCCGGGGTGACTTACATGCCCGCGGTTCCCCCGATACCCGGATATGGCTCCGTCAGCCGGTTGTGA
- a CDS encoding RnfABCDGE type electron transport complex subunit D, translated as MFNQKKFVVSHAPFWHSGSGITERSYNILLAALPAVLLSVYHYGMSVVGILALSISSAMLWELAFTRISKQPDTIGDGSSALIGMIFAMLLPPTMPWWAVITGTFFAVVIGRQIYGGLGGNPFNPAVLAVAILSISWKQYFDFGAAVANYDLDFAAFYPLAAVKHAAMHTDLFSVPELVNSFAPLDLLMGKQVGAIGATFGLGLIAGGVYLILRGFIRWEISLSFILGITVTAMLFNASDPTKYAGPLFHLLTGYTLVAAFFLATEDSSSPANCIPMILYGAAGGMMTVLIRNIGVYADGVLYAILVINLINPLLDKIRPKALGKVA; from the coding sequence ATGTTTAATCAGAAAAAGTTCGTCGTTTCGCACGCGCCGTTCTGGCACAGTGGCAGCGGTATCACCGAGCGGAGTTACAATATCCTGCTCGCGGCGCTGCCTGCGGTGCTGCTGAGTGTTTACCACTACGGAATGTCTGTTGTGGGGATTCTGGCGCTTTCCATTTCTTCGGCAATGCTCTGGGAACTGGCATTTACCCGGATTTCCAAACAGCCGGACACCATCGGCGATGGCAGCTCCGCGCTCATCGGCATGATCTTCGCCATGCTGCTGCCCCCGACAATGCCGTGGTGGGCCGTCATTACCGGCACATTCTTTGCCGTCGTCATCGGCAGACAGATTTACGGCGGACTTGGCGGCAACCCCTTCAACCCTGCCGTGCTGGCCGTTGCCATTTTGTCCATCTCCTGGAAACAGTATTTTGATTTCGGCGCAGCCGTTGCAAATTACGATCTGGATTTTGCCGCTTTCTATCCGCTGGCCGCAGTAAAACACGCTGCCATGCATACCGATCTGTTCAGTGTGCCGGAACTGGTGAATTCATTTGCCCCCCTGGATCTGCTGATGGGAAAACAGGTCGGTGCCATCGGCGCGACCTTCGGACTGGGGCTGATTGCCGGCGGCGTCTACCTCATTCTGCGCGGGTTTATCCGCTGGGAGATTTCTCTTTCCTTCATCCTCGGCATTACCGTCACTGCGATGCTGTTTAACGCATCCGACCCGACAAAATACGCCGGGCCGCTGTTTCATCTGCTGACCGGATATACCTTGGTGGCCGCCTTTTTTCTGGCGACCGAAGATTCCTCTTCCCCTGCCAACTGTATCCCCATGATACTTTACGGGGCGGCCGGTGGCATGATGACGGTGCTGATTCGGAATATCGGTGTTTATGCTGATGGTGTGCTCTATGCCATTCTGGTCATTAATCTCATCAACCCGCTTTTGGATAAAATCAGACCCAAAGCTTTAGGAAAGGTGGCTTAA
- the tnpA gene encoding IS200/IS605 family transposase: MPQSLSNILLHIVFSTKDRTGFILPEIETELYPYVATICKSFECPALAVGGTENHIHVLCRLSRTITVSKLVEKIKTGSSKWIKNKGSRYHSFSWQRGYGAFSIGVSNLDALKQYIANQKEHHRHRKFEDELRAIFKKYKIGYDERYVWD; this comes from the coding sequence ATGCCCCAATCTCTGTCCAACATATTGCTCCATATCGTATTCAGCACGAAAGACAGAACCGGTTTTATTCTGCCCGAAATCGAAACCGAATTGTACCCGTATGTCGCCACCATATGCAAATCTTTTGAATGTCCGGCATTGGCCGTCGGTGGCACGGAAAACCATATTCATGTTCTTTGCCGCCTTTCAAGAACCATCACTGTCAGCAAACTGGTGGAAAAGATCAAAACCGGCTCGTCCAAATGGATCAAGAACAAAGGCTCCCGGTATCATTCGTTTTCATGGCAGAGAGGGTATGGCGCTTTTTCAATCGGTGTTTCAAATCTCGACGCATTGAAACAATACATTGCAAATCAGAAGGAGCATCATAGGCACAGGAAATTTGAGGATGAATTGAGAGCAATTTTTAAGAAATACAAAATCGGGTATGATGAACGCTATGTGTGGGACTGA
- a CDS encoding cytochrome c3 family protein: MTSNKELKLAYGIAIVLLVVGVLSYTAFSAKKPDQPLRLVFTGAAGSVMFDHKTHVADYGLACTDCHHHPSEPEEEAAVQSCSACHDLPKDGSLPASCLDCHEADEVSLEGTPGKTDAFHAQCIGCHKEGEAGPIECAKCHG; the protein is encoded by the coding sequence ATGACTTCAAACAAGGAACTGAAGCTGGCCTATGGCATTGCGATTGTTTTGCTGGTCGTGGGTGTGCTAAGCTACACGGCCTTTTCGGCGAAAAAACCGGATCAACCGCTGCGGCTTGTTTTCACGGGGGCAGCGGGCAGTGTCATGTTCGACCACAAGACGCATGTGGCCGACTATGGTCTCGCCTGTACAGACTGTCACCATCACCCGTCCGAGCCGGAAGAAGAGGCAGCGGTGCAGTCCTGCAGCGCCTGTCATGATCTCCCCAAAGACGGATCGCTTCCCGCATCCTGTCTGGATTGCCACGAAGCAGATGAAGTCAGCCTTGAGGGGACACCCGGCAAGACTGATGCATTTCACGCCCAGTGTATCGGATGCCACAAGGAAGGCGAGGCGGGACCCATAGAATGTGCGAAATGTCATGGGTAA
- the rnfG gene encoding RnfABCDGE type electron transport complex subunit G, giving the protein MREMIKMVVVLTVLAAFSGGLLAAVRDNTKEKIENQQLLFVKGPAIKSIFKDAANDPITDRFKLKDGEIERTFFVGVIDGKPAIALESYGKGYGGDVGLMVGINTETDAIIGVGVTTHSETPGLGAKAKDDPNFSAQFGGMAVMEPIKVNKDGGKVNAISGATITSRAVASAATDVGEIYKRLKPQLIENAKSFSK; this is encoded by the coding sequence ATGCGAGAAATGATAAAGATGGTCGTGGTCCTGACGGTCTTGGCGGCCTTTTCCGGTGGGCTGCTGGCTGCGGTTCGGGATAACACCAAGGAGAAAATCGAAAACCAGCAGTTGCTGTTTGTCAAGGGGCCTGCCATCAAGTCGATCTTCAAGGATGCGGCCAATGATCCCATCACTGACCGTTTCAAGCTGAAAGACGGCGAGATCGAGAGAACCTTTTTTGTGGGCGTCATTGACGGAAAACCCGCCATTGCACTGGAAAGCTATGGCAAAGGGTACGGCGGTGATGTGGGCCTGATGGTGGGCATCAACACGGAAACCGATGCCATTATCGGTGTCGGTGTCACGACCCATTCGGAAACCCCCGGTCTGGGGGCCAAGGCAAAGGATGATCCCAATTTTTCGGCCCAGTTCGGCGGTATGGCTGTGATGGAACCGATCAAGGTCAACAAGGATGGCGGAAAGGTCAATGCCATCAGCGGGGCGACCATTACCTCGCGGGCGGTGGCATCCGCTGCAACGGATGTGGGTGAAATTTACAAACGACTGAAACCGCAGCTGATCGAAAACGCGAAGAGTTTCAGTAAATAG
- a CDS encoding restriction endonuclease, with protein MGPSVTRNAGIIGKDVSLSLEHLGNMRPSTVLYHVTARLLYTKWRDPGEDPKLHLFGQLKRITRQWLDTCLVCKGGTHPAQLMYQELADMACERITAGITRSMADEAPVRAVLDPYNPAGSTLHVNFNTSERSRWETDARLCHINWVILDSDWEAEFCRVAEAHPKVRAYVKNHNLGFEIPYRYGSQMRTYLPDFIVLPDDGHDDPLHLIMEIKGYRREDAKIKKETMENYWVPGVNNHGQYGRWAFAEFRDVFEMGNDFGARVEAEFARMIGQAVSDKR; from the coding sequence GTGGGCCCGTCCGTCACCAGAAATGCCGGGATTATCGGCAAAGATGTCAGCCTCAGTCTGGAGCATCTGGGAAATATGCGGCCCTCCACGGTGTTGTATCATGTAACGGCGCGGCTGCTTTACACCAAATGGCGTGATCCCGGCGAAGATCCGAAACTCCATCTGTTCGGGCAGTTGAAACGGATTACCCGGCAGTGGCTCGACACCTGTCTGGTCTGCAAGGGCGGTACCCATCCGGCCCAGCTCATGTATCAGGAACTGGCCGACATGGCCTGTGAACGCATTACCGCAGGCATTACCCGCTCTATGGCTGATGAAGCCCCGGTCAGGGCCGTACTCGATCCTTATAATCCGGCTGGTTCGACCCTTCATGTGAATTTTAACACGTCCGAAAGGAGCCGATGGGAAACCGATGCCCGTCTGTGTCACATCAACTGGGTGATTCTTGACAGCGACTGGGAGGCCGAGTTCTGCCGAGTGGCCGAAGCGCATCCGAAAGTGAGAGCGTATGTGAAGAATCATAATCTCGGTTTTGAGATTCCCTACCGTTACGGCTCGCAGATGCGGACCTATCTGCCCGATTTTATTGTTCTGCCGGATGACGGCCATGATGATCCGCTGCACCTGATTATGGAAATAAAGGGCTACCGGCGCGAGGACGCCAAGATAAAGAAGGAAACCATGGAAAACTATTGGGTTCCCGGTGTGAATAATCACGGGCAGTATGGCCGGTGGGCCTTTGCCGAATTCAGGGATGTTTTTGAGATGGGGAATGATTTCGGAGCCAGGGTTGAGGCAGAGTTTGCCAGGATGATCGGTCAGGCCGTGTCGGATAAACGTTAG
- a CDS encoding YbjQ family protein, with protein MKVLRHIGSVAFVAGLFIAVFAGLPWHVIVADDPVVPWWLRMAVFCLLGGILVVLVTLVIEQRADRASPEESLPAASDRTVLLLNSDAVPGREITEILGLVQGHTVFAIWLGKDLSAIVRLILGGELTEYTEMMGRARSAATERMTATAAEMGADAVINVRYMTTSVVGSAAELLVYGTAVRLS; from the coding sequence ATGAAAGTACTTCGGCATATTGGTTCAGTGGCGTTCGTGGCCGGACTTTTTATCGCGGTATTTGCCGGGCTACCGTGGCATGTGATTGTTGCCGATGATCCGGTCGTGCCCTGGTGGCTGAGGATGGCGGTGTTCTGCCTTCTGGGGGGTATTCTTGTGGTACTGGTCACACTGGTGATCGAACAGAGGGCAGACAGGGCATCACCCGAAGAGTCGCTGCCTGCTGCGTCTGATCGCACGGTACTGCTGCTGAACTCCGACGCAGTGCCCGGACGGGAAATTACCGAGATTCTCGGTCTGGTCCAGGGCCACACGGTCTTTGCCATCTGGCTTGGCAAGGATCTGTCCGCCATTGTCAGGCTGATTCTCGGCGGTGAACTGACTGAATACACGGAGATGATGGGACGCGCCCGGTCAGCCGCTACCGAGAGGATGACAGCGACGGCTGCGGAAATGGGTGCCGATGCCGTCATCAATGTTCGTTATATGACGACGAGTGTTGTGGGCAGCGCAGCTGAACTGTTGGTGTACGGCACAGCCGTCAGGCTCAGCTAA
- the rsxE gene encoding electron transport complex subunit RsxE produces the protein MAKSIVQEFTKGLWDEIPPFRLVLGLCPTLAVTKSVENGIGMGLATTFVLVCSNILVSMLRNVIPSKVRIACFIIVIATFVTVVELLMQAFTYPLFLKLGIFIPLIVVNCIVLGRSEAFASKNSIMPSMADGLGIGIGFTLSLGSLGAVREILGNGTVLGMEVFGPAFEPFSFMVEAPGAFMGLGLMLCLMNLVGSK, from the coding sequence ATGGCGAAATCGATTGTACAGGAATTTACAAAAGGTCTGTGGGATGAAATACCGCCATTTCGACTGGTGCTCGGGCTTTGTCCCACTCTGGCCGTGACCAAGTCCGTCGAGAACGGTATCGGGATGGGGCTGGCGACCACATTCGTTCTGGTATGTTCCAATATTCTGGTGTCCATGCTGAGAAATGTTATCCCGTCCAAGGTCCGAATTGCCTGTTTCATCATTGTTATTGCGACATTTGTGACCGTGGTGGAGCTGCTCATGCAGGCCTTTACCTATCCGCTGTTCCTGAAACTGGGAATCTTTATCCCGCTGATCGTGGTGAACTGTATTGTGCTGGGTCGTTCCGAGGCCTTTGCCTCCAAAAATTCGATCATGCCCTCAATGGCGGACGGACTGGGAATCGGTATCGGGTTTACCCTGTCGCTGGGATCCCTGGGGGCTGTACGGGAGATTCTGGGGAATGGCACCGTTCTGGGCATGGAAGTTTTCGGACCGGCCTTTGAGCCCTTTTCATTCATGGTAGAAGCCCCCGGCGCGTTTATGGGACTCGGCCTGATGCTCTGTCTGATGAACCTTGTGGGTAGCAAATAG
- a CDS encoding BPTD_3080 family restriction endonuclease, producing MDNRFFEKPILNSPYEYPARHWELNDQGHPTQKIIEKRRSARFITPIPKPKKRKPKGAARQQNIVFDEGRKLSTQDQQYDPTPIINDLRRQVNLWRSIPNPKDWKVTPETARLLRHWRHHRFSHIRPFFCQVEAVETAIWLTEVAPKSGKSNKGFLDHLADANNDANPALSRLALKLAMGAGKTTVMAMLIAWQTINKVRRPNSRIFTRGFLVVAPGLTIRDRLRVLQPNDPDSYYQSRELVPGDMLADLERAKIVITNYHAFRHRERMALSKGGRSLLQGRGDSLNTLETEGQMLQRVMPDLMGMKNIMAINDEAHHCYREKPGDDGETSLKGDEKKEAQKNNEAARLWISGLEAVSRKIGINWVMDLSATPFFLRGSGYAEGTLFPWTMSDFSLMDAIESGIVKLPRVPVADNIPGGDMPRFRNLWEHIRTRMPKKGRGKAKTLDPLSLPVELQTALEALYGHYRKTFEIWEKDGIRVPPCFIVVCNNTSTSKLVYDYIAGFHRKNGDGTPTLENGRLELFRNFDGHGNPLARPNTLLIDSEQLETGDALDKNFRNMAADEIERFRYEMRQRGEHQKAEHIADQDLLREVMNTVGKEGRLGESVRCVVSVSMLTEGWDANTVTHVLGVRAFGTQLLCEQVIGRALRRQSYDLNEEGLFNAEYADVLGIPFDFTAKPVISPPQPPRETIQVRAVRPERDGLEIRFPRVRGYRVELPGLNSMPTPFSN from the coding sequence ATGGATAACCGATTCTTTGAAAAACCGATCCTCAATTCTCCCTATGAATATCCGGCGCGCCACTGGGAACTGAATGACCAGGGGCATCCGACGCAGAAAATCATCGAAAAACGCCGCAGTGCAAGGTTTATCACCCCTATTCCGAAGCCGAAAAAGCGAAAACCCAAAGGCGCGGCCCGGCAGCAGAATATTGTTTTCGATGAAGGCAGGAAGCTGTCCACCCAGGATCAGCAATATGACCCCACGCCGATTATCAATGACCTTCGCCGCCAGGTGAATCTGTGGCGAAGCATTCCCAATCCGAAGGACTGGAAAGTCACCCCTGAAACCGCCCGGCTGCTTCGGCATTGGCGGCATCACCGATTCAGCCATATCCGGCCCTTTTTCTGTCAGGTTGAGGCGGTCGAGACAGCCATCTGGCTGACGGAAGTGGCTCCGAAGTCCGGGAAAAGCAACAAGGGCTTTCTGGACCATCTTGCCGATGCCAACAATGACGCCAATCCGGCGCTTTCACGGCTGGCGCTGAAACTGGCAATGGGCGCGGGCAAAACCACGGTCATGGCCATGCTCATTGCCTGGCAGACCATCAACAAGGTGCGCCGTCCCAACAGCAGAATCTTCACACGGGGATTTCTGGTGGTCGCCCCCGGCCTGACCATCCGGGACCGGCTCCGGGTGTTGCAGCCCAATGACCCGGACAGCTATTATCAGAGCCGGGAACTGGTTCCCGGTGACATGCTGGCCGACCTGGAGCGGGCCAAGATCGTCATCACCAATTACCACGCCTTCAGACACAGGGAGCGCATGGCGCTGTCCAAAGGCGGGCGGTCTCTGTTGCAGGGCCGGGGCGATTCCCTGAACACGCTGGAGACCGAAGGACAGATGCTTCAGCGGGTGATGCCCGATCTCATGGGCATGAAAAACATCATGGCGATTAATGACGAAGCTCACCACTGCTATCGGGAAAAGCCGGGGGATGACGGTGAGACATCCCTGAAAGGGGATGAAAAAAAAGAGGCTCAGAAAAACAACGAGGCGGCCCGTCTCTGGATTTCCGGGCTTGAGGCTGTCAGCCGGAAGATCGGCATTAACTGGGTCATGGATCTGTCGGCAACCCCGTTTTTTCTTCGCGGCTCCGGTTATGCCGAGGGAACCCTGTTTCCCTGGACCATGAGCGATTTTTCCCTGATGGACGCCATTGAGAGTGGAATTGTCAAGCTGCCCCGTGTGCCCGTGGCCGACAATATTCCCGGCGGAGATATGCCCAGGTTCCGCAACCTGTGGGAGCATATCCGCACGCGAATGCCCAAAAAGGGCCGGGGCAAGGCCAAAACCCTTGATCCCCTGAGCCTGCCCGTGGAATTGCAAACCGCTCTCGAAGCCCTGTACGGACATTACAGAAAGACCTTTGAAATATGGGAGAAAGACGGCATCCGGGTGCCGCCCTGTTTTATTGTGGTCTGCAACAACACCTCCACGTCAAAGCTGGTGTATGATTATATAGCCGGATTCCACCGGAAAAACGGAGACGGCACTCCCACCCTTGAAAACGGTCGTCTGGAACTGTTCAGAAATTTCGACGGACACGGCAATCCCCTCGCCCGTCCCAACACCCTCCTGATCGACAGTGAACAGCTTGAAACCGGCGATGCCCTGGACAAGAATTTCCGGAACATGGCCGCCGATGAGATTGAGCGCTTCCGCTATGAGATGCGGCAGCGGGGAGAGCATCAGAAGGCCGAACATATTGCCGATCAGGATCTGCTCCGCGAGGTCATGAACACGGTCGGCAAGGAGGGGCGTCTCGGAGAGTCGGTCCGCTGCGTGGTGTCGGTTTCCATGCTCACCGAAGGATGGGATGCCAATACGGTTACTCATGTGCTGGGGGTCCGCGCCTTCGGGACCCAGCTGCTTTGTGAGCAGGTCATCGGACGGGCCCTGCGCCGCCAGTCCTATGATCTCAATGAGGAGGGGCTGTTCAATGCCGAATATGCCGATGTGCTGGGGATTCCCTTTGACTTTACGGCCAAACCGGTGATTTCCCCGCCCCAGCCGCCCCGCGAAACCATTCAAGTCAGAGCGGTCCGGCCCGAACGCGACGGGCTTGAAATCCGGTTTCCACGGGTGCGGGGATACCGCGTTGAACTGCCCGGTCTGAATTCAATGCCGACTCCGTTCTCGAACTGA
- a CDS encoding 4Fe-4S dicluster domain-containing protein: MLKRTFLSKKPRFEYESVGGVPMEAQQLPMPDKVTLFLEKPFDSKAQLAFKIGDPVRTGQRIALYPESEAYVISSVTGTISAISPYMGDFGRAFTAISIVTSPEDEWDTAFGEKLEEGIEAAADCLGCIPGGLFLEKFSTPGSHIGTIVISGAEEDLLTSTNQYVVRSGIAAMNTGISALKKITGVHAVVVALPQSLMQDAGSVGGASGVELRTLDTVYPSGLPRMVMRDVFGQVVPADKTCEEMGTCFVRAESVVALGKAILSKQLPVTKTLTLIRKDLSRVVVEARIGTPFSDVFKAADISLFEKDRIIVGGPMVGAAVYSEDHPVCPDTDAIMVQDSSEVPPIADTPCINCGECVRICPADVPVNMLVRFLEARQYEDAADMYDLHSCVECGLCSFVCVSKIPIFQYIRLAKYELERVRSEEEAADV; this comes from the coding sequence ATGTTGAAAAGAACATTTCTATCTAAAAAGCCTCGGTTTGAGTACGAATCGGTCGGCGGTGTGCCAATGGAGGCGCAGCAATTGCCGATGCCTGACAAGGTTACCCTCTTCCTGGAGAAACCTTTTGACAGCAAGGCTCAGCTCGCGTTCAAAATCGGAGATCCGGTCAGAACCGGACAGCGGATCGCCCTTTATCCTGAGAGTGAGGCGTATGTCATTTCATCCGTTACCGGCACCATTTCCGCCATTTCGCCGTATATGGGCGATTTCGGACGCGCCTTCACAGCGATTTCCATTGTGACCTCGCCGGAAGACGAATGGGATACGGCTTTCGGCGAAAAGCTGGAAGAGGGCATTGAGGCCGCTGCTGACTGCCTCGGCTGCATTCCCGGCGGTCTTTTTCTGGAAAAATTTTCCACGCCCGGAAGTCATATCGGTACCATTGTGATCAGCGGTGCGGAAGAAGACCTGCTGACCTCAACCAATCAGTATGTGGTCAGATCCGGTATCGCGGCCATGAACACGGGGATCAGCGCCCTCAAGAAGATCACCGGGGTTCATGCGGTCGTCGTGGCGCTGCCCCAGAGTCTGATGCAGGACGCCGGTTCGGTCGGGGGCGCGTCGGGGGTGGAGCTTCGTACCCTTGATACCGTATATCCTTCGGGACTGCCGCGCATGGTGATGAGAGACGTTTTCGGGCAGGTGGTGCCCGCCGATAAGACCTGTGAGGAGATGGGCACCTGTTTTGTGCGGGCCGAGTCGGTGGTGGCCCTTGGCAAGGCAATCCTGTCCAAACAGCTGCCGGTCACCAAGACGCTCACCCTGATCAGAAAAGACCTGAGCCGGGTCGTGGTGGAAGCACGGATCGGAACGCCTTTCAGCGATGTCTTCAAAGCCGCTGATATCAGCCTTTTTGAAAAGGACCGGATTATTGTCGGCGGACCCATGGTGGGCGCTGCCGTATATTCCGAAGACCATCCGGTCTGCCCGGACACGGATGCGATTATGGTCCAGGACAGCTCGGAGGTGCCGCCGATCGCAGACACGCCCTGCATCAACTGCGGTGAATGTGTCAGAATCTGTCCTGCGGACGTGCCGGTCAATATGCTGGTCCGGTTTCTCGAAGCACGGCAGTACGAGGATGCAGCAGATATGTATGATCTTCATTCCTGTGTCGAATGCGGTCTCTGCAGCTTTGTCTGTGTATCGAAGATTCCGATTTTTCAATATATCAGACTTGCCAAATATGAACTAGAGAGAGTTCGCAGTGAGGAGGAGGCAGCGGATGTTTAA